In a single window of the Prionailurus viverrinus isolate Anna chromosome D3, UM_Priviv_1.0, whole genome shotgun sequence genome:
- the LOC125149401 gene encoding LOW QUALITY PROTEIN: patched domain-containing protein 3-like (The sequence of the model RefSeq protein was modified relative to this genomic sequence to represent the inferred CDS: inserted 1 base in 1 codon), whose protein sequence is MGMIAQELSEQMSKCDCVRNKMWAATFGVISAALAVVSGFGLMYIGVPLVIIVANSPFRILGVGVDDMFIMISAWQKTSLMDNIKQQLSXYSKVAVSITITTITNVLAFYTGIMTSFGSVQYFCTYTGTTLLFCYFYNITCFGAFMALDGKREVVCLRWLKKPETPDQKCSSFKKYCFVPCDSLPDEQETDVHPMNLFFRDYLDPFLTSTESKFFVVLLYILYIISSIYGCFQVQEGLDLRNLASDDSYITPLFNVEEDYFSNYGPRVMVIVTETLDYWDKDARQKLEKCLADLENSDYVDKNVTEFWLQEYVQYMENSGQDVNDKNTFINSLPSFLTNFPLFMCDINISSSHEIIASRGFIQTIGVSSSTNKKMMLFQLRSIAEKCEIPLMVYNPAFIYFDEFAAILENTVRNVIVASSAMFIVSLLFIPHPRCSLWVTFAIASVIVGVTGFMEFWNVNLDSISMMNLVTCIGFSFDFSAHISYAFFSSSKPSVNQKIIEALYLLGYAVLQSAVSTVIGVCVLSAAKAYIFRTFFKIMFLVMVFGAAHGLIFIPVFLTFF, encoded by the exons ATGGGAATGATTGCCCAAGAGCTTTCTGAACAGATGTCCAA GTGTGACTGTGTACGAAACAAAATGTGGGCTGCAACCTTTGGAGTGATTTCTGCTGCCTTGGCAGTGGTGAGTGGCTTTGGCCTGATGTACATTGGGGTGCCATTAGTGATCATAGTTGCAAATTCACCATTTCGTATTCT aggtgTTGGGGTTGATGACATGTTTATAATGATTTCTGCCTGGCAGAAGACCAGCCTCATGGATAACATCAAACAGCAGCTGT AGTATTCCAAAGTGGCAGTGTCCATTACAATCACCACTATCACCAACGTCCTGGCCTTCTATACAGGGATTATGACCTCTTTCGGGTCCGTACAATACTTTTGCACTTATACAGGAACAACACtgctcttttgttatttttataacatcaCCTGTTTTGGAGCATTTATGGCCCTGGATGGTAAAAGAGAAGTAGTCTGTCTACGCTGGTTGAAAAAGCCAGAAACTCCTGACCAAAAGtgttcttcatttaaaaagtactgCTTTGTCCCATGTGATTCTCTCCCAGATGAACAAGAAACTGATGTCCATCCAATGAATTTGTTCTTCAGAGACTATTTAGACCCTTTTCTCACAAGCACTGAGTCCAAGTTTTTTGTAGTGCTTCTATACATTTTGTACATCATTAGTAGTATATATGGGTGTTTCCAAGTGCAGGAAGGGTTAGACCTTCGAAATTTGGCAAGTGACGATTCATACATCACACCACTTTTTAATGTAGAAGAAgactatttttcaaattatggCCCCAGGGTTATGGTTATTGTTACTGAAACTCTTGACTACTGGGATAAAGATGCtaggcaaaaactggaaaaatgtctGGCAGATTTGGAAAACAGTGACTATGTAGATAAAAATGTTACAGAGTTTTGGTTACAAGAGTATGTGCAATATATGGAAAATAGCGGGCAAGATGTAAATGATAAGAATACTTTTATAAACAGTTTGCCCagttttttaacaaattttccactttttatgTGTGATATTAATATTTCATCTTCACATGAAATCATTGCTTCCCGGGGCTTCATTCAGACCATTGGCGTTTCTTCTTCAACCAATAAGAAGATGATGTTATTCCAGTTACGAAGCATAGCTGAAAAGTGTGAAATTCCCCTAATGGTGTACAACCCAgcattcatatattttgatgagTTTGCCGCAATATTAGAAAACACTGTTCGAAATGTCATTGTTGCATCCTCAGCTatgttcattgtttccttattgttcaTTCCTCATCCACGGTGTTCCTTGTGGGTAACTTTTGCTATTGCTTCTGTGATTGTGGGAGTAACAGGGTTCATGGAATTCTGGAATGTCAATCTTGATTCCATATCCATGATGAATCTTGTCACTTGTATAGGGTTTTCTTTCGATTTTTCTGCACACATTTCTTAcgcatttttttccagttctaaGCCCTCAGTAAACCAAAAAATAATTGAGGCATTGTATCTGCTAGGCTACGCAGTGTTACAAAGTGCAGTTTCAACAGTAATAGGGGTGTGTGTTTTATCTGCAGCTAAAGCATACATCTTCAGGacattttttaagattatgtttCTTGTTATGGTATTTGGGGCTGCTCATGGCCtaatttttattccagtattcttaacctttttttgA